The Niabella beijingensis genomic interval ACATCCAGGCAAGGGCAAAGGTGCTGGGGGCAATGGACACCCGTCTGGATGTACAGGAGTCATATACCGATAGTCTCGCCCGCTTCCGCATGCAGCTGCATACCGGCGCGCTGGATCTGAAAAAATGGAACGCCGCGTTACTTCCCCTTGTAGGCGCGGAAGTTTTGGGAGGATACCTCGACAGCCTGAACATGACCGCAGCCGGTAACGAGGACTATTCAAAAGGATCCATGCAAATGTATTACCAGGGGCTGAAGTTACGGCTGATGAATAAAGACGACCTCACTAAACAAAGTTTTAAGAATAAAGTGATCAGCTGGGCGGCCAATGCCCTCATCCTCCGCAAAAACAACAGAGGTAAAAATGCCCCGGTTTTCTTTGTACGCCTGAAGGATAAATCCCCCGTTAACTTTTTTATCAAATCCATCCTGGAAGGCATTAAATCCAGCATTGGCATACCTGGCGCCAAAAGAAAGGAACGCCGGTACATGAAACGGGTAAAAAGATTACAGCAAACCAAACACCGGAACAGCTGAGCACGCCCGGCGCAATCAACCACAGCCGGCAACGTAACAATGTCACTTTATCTCATCTGAAAGAAGAACTTCCGTTTAATTCCGGGAAAGCATTAAATCGCCAACCTTATCGCGCCTGCATTATCAAGAATTGCTCCATCCTGTGCCAGATCCGGTATCCGGATATCTAAAGACTAAAGCCTACTTCCGTTTCACCTTTACGATCAACGCAGTTACGGCCGGCCGCTGTAGCAGCGCCGGTTCCACTTCCAGTATCTTCTTCAGCTGGCGGGGTGCTTTCACAAGGCCTTCTTCCAGTTCCAGCAGTGCCTGTTTCGACTGGCCCAGACCAAAGCAGAACAGGGCCTTGTAATAATGAAATAACGGCTTATCGGCACCGATCCGCAGGATGGCATTCTGAACCTGCTCCAGCCCCTGGTCAAACTGTTCTGCCTTATAAAGTCCGATCAGCAATGCCTCCCACCCCATCATCAGTTTGGGACGCAGCCGCACCACATTGAGGAAGTATTGCAATGCTTCCCGCTGCTGGCCCAGGGCCAGCTTGCTCTGCCCCATCAGCAAGAGGTATTCGGGATTGTTATTCTTGATCTTCAGTGCGGATTCCAGCTGGCGGACACAGAGCTCGAATTTATCCTCCTTATAGTAGGTAAGCGCCATTTTATAGAATAAGACGCTTTTGTCGTCATTTAAATGTGAGGCTTTGCGGAAATAAAAACGCGCCTGGGCATAGTTCTTCAGTTTTTCGTAACAATACCCGATGGCCTCGTAGATCACATCTTCCGGTTTTGCGAGTTCCAGTACCCGCTCGAGGTGTTCGATAGCATCTTTATATTTCCGCAGACGGATGTACGCATCACCGATATTGCGGTAGGCATAATCGAATTTCTCATCGATGGCGATAGCATATTTATATGCATCTATTGCTTTTTCGTACAGCTTGATCCCCTGATACGATGCACCCAGATTGAACCAGGCCAGCTCGCAGTAAGGAAATTCATTGATGATCTTCTGATGCAACTCAATGCTCTCTGCATTACGGCCGGTGTAGTCGGTCCAGAAACAGATCTTGTACAGGGCTTCTTCATTGGCCGGTTCCAGCTCAAGGATCCATCTCAGGCAATCAAATACCTTATCGAAGCTTTCATAGTCGTCGTAAACATCGGCCAGCTCAAAAAGCAGCTCGATCTTCTCATCGCCTTCAAAAAGGTTGAGCGCCTCTTCCAGCAATACCACCGCCTCTTCCTGCCGGTCGAGCGCCAGGAATGCTTCCGTCTTCAGAATATAGATGTCGATGTTGTTGCCATCAAATATGGAGGCCTTATCCAGCAGTTCCAGTGCCGTATCGTAGGCACGGTTATTTAAAACAAGGTCGGCCTTCTTTATCAGCAGCCCGGCTGAATACGGGAATTGCTCGATGGCGATCTCTGTTGCATTTAACGCCTTTTTAAATGCCTCTTTCGACTCAAAATAATTGATAACCCGTTCAAATTCTTCTTCTTCAAGGTAGGATGCGGATTGGCCGGTTTTAAGGTTTTCATAGCGTTGTAATAATTCGTCCATGTCTTCCCTCCGCTCTTCACTCTGATTCGAATACTCTCTCATACTGCTCATTTATTATATTATCAAAACCACTAAATCCCCTATTTTGTTTCAATATAGGAAAAAAGCCCCATACCCCCCGGTTACAAGTTTTCCTCCGGTGTGCAAAACTTACTGGTAAGAGGTAATTTCAGGCCCCTTTGTTGCATCAAAAATTAATATACTGATAATAAGCATATTATACAAAAAACAGTCTGAATTCCCTATTAAAGATTTTCCAAAAAAGCACTGTTAACGGTTATTTATTATCCATCGTATGACAAAATGGGTTAAAAAAAAATTAAAATTTTCAAATCTTACAATTATATTATAACTTTGCATTAGTTTAAATTATCAAAAGGCATTAAAAATGTTAAAAACCTTCTTACTTACTGTGCTTTGTGTCCTGGCTGTAGGGGGTGCTTCGTTTGCTGCCGAGAATACCGTTACCGATGTGGATCATGGAAAGGATAAACCGAAAAACGGCTATGTGGCAGAGAACAAATTTGAAAAAGAGCTTTCCTCTTTTTCCCTCCGGTCGGACTATCAATACAGAGGCGATCGTGTTCTGACGAACACCAGCACAACGAATAATAACTACATCAACCTCAATAACACGATTTCTTATCAGAAAGGGACCAATACCTATTTTGTTCCCTATAAGAAAAAAGTGGTATTAAACCGGTTCACTTTTAATCCGAACGAATCGCTCAGGAATTTCAACCGGTAGAGGCACTAAATTATTTCAACGAAACGCTCCTTTTTATCAGGGAGCGTTTTTTTTGCTAAGGCGGCTCTCGCGCAGGTATTTTTTACGGATCACATCCTGAACATTGATGCCGGACAACTTGCTTTCGAGCCAGCTGATCACGTCCAGATAGGCAAATGCCCTTGCCTCCAGCCGGTTATTCTGATAGCGTTTCAGTTTGACCAGCAGTTTTTCGAATTCCGGTTTTATGGTGCGGGTGTTAAATTTAAAGGCATTTCTCAGAAAGCGGAACATCTCCTCTTCCACCTTGCTGAGGTTCTCCATTTTTGCCATATAACGGTATACCGATTTGATGAGGTATTCCAGCAGGTCAAAATTACCCAGTTCGTAATGGGCGATCAGGTGCAGCAGCCGGGAGTAACACTGCAGATCGGTGCGCAGGTCATCCTTCTGATGAATGATCCGGTTGAGGTAATCGATCGCTTTTTTATTGTTGCCGCTTCCAAAATACAAACAGGCGATCTTGTAATAGAACACCATTACCCGGTGCCGGTCCAGGTAGCGGCCATGCTCAATGAGCATTTCCTCCAGGTAAGGCACCATCTTCAGTCCTCTGTGAAAAGTGCCTTCCAGAAAATGAAGGTTGATCACTGCCGTATAAAGGTAAACGTAGCCGTTAATGCGGTTGTTATTATTGTCCTGCACCAGCGGCGTCTGCACAAAATGCTTGAACTTTTTGATACAGGCGGCCAGACCGTCCCGGTTCATCAGATCGAAATGGGCGCTCATCAGGTTATGTACGCCTTTGATGTACATGGTGGTTTCTACCTGAATCATCTGCGGCTCTGCCTCAAAAGAATCCACCCATTTCTGGCAATAGCGGTAGAAGGCCAGGAAATCCAGTTTTATAAAAGCGTACCAGGCATAGCTCTGGTAATAATACTGCTTCTCATAAAACCCTTCCAGTTGTACCGCATTCCGGGGCAGGCTCTTTTCAAAAAAGAGCTTTACGGTTTTCACATCGTTTTCATTGCGGGCATGCCCGTTCTGGATGTACCAGCTGTACAATTGAAGAGCAAGGTTGGAAAGCGTATTGATATGAGCGATCTTTTCAATTACAGCATCTGCTTCCTCAGCCAGTTCGTCGGCACGGTTCTGAATGCTGCGGGTAATATAAAGGCCCTCGATCTTCTTTTCAAAAAAAAGTGCCTGCTGCAGATAGGTCATCTGGTGATAGGTGCGCGCTACTTCTTTGGCCCGGTCCAGTGCTTTGAGTGTTTGAAGATAAAGTCCTTTATTAAAAAGGATCCGGGCACTGTCCATGATTTCACGCAGTTGCATATCAACGTTCTTGTCTTCCCTGATGATCCGCAAACTGCTTAGTATCTGTTTGTATAAAAGAGCCTTGGTATTGGAAAGCTGCTGCTTGCTTACGGCAGGGACCCTTTTCAGCAGCACTTTCTCATCGTATTCCGGCAATTTATCCAGGGCATTAAAAAGCTGCATGCTCTTTAATGACTCTGCTCCGGAATTGCGGCCTGCAAAAAGTTTCAGGTTCCGTTTTTCCGATTTTTCCAGTGATTTTATCAGTTGAAATAATGCGTCTGTCGACCTACTGGGCATCGTAATTTACACCTCCTTTTAATATTGATTATCAATCAATTACAATTCATCAATTCCCTTTATTCAATGTAAGTAGTTCCGCAAATTGGTTTCCCGATTTTATAATATGGGGGTATTTTTAAGAATATTACAAATATCGCTTTCCGATGTTGCGGATTGGGTCATTGAAAATAACAATTCTAAATTAAATAAATTGAATTATGGCGGATAACAAGGTTTTTATTTTTGACACTACATTAAGAGACGGAGAACAGGTACCCGGTTGTAAGTTAAATACCGAAGAGAAGATCAAACTGGCGCTTAAACTCGAAGCTCTTGGCGTAGACGTTATTGAAGCCGGTTTCCCCATTTCGAGCCCGGGCGATTTTGCTTCCGTGGAAGAGATCTCCAAAGTGGTTAAAAATGCAACGGTATGCGGTCTTACACGTGCAGTGCAAAAGGACATTGAAGTAGCTGCGGCGGCGCTGAAGCCTGCTGTACGTCCCCGGATCCACACCGGTATCGGATCGTCCGATAACCATATCAAATACAAGTTCAATACCACGCGCGAAAATATTATTGAAAGGGCCGTAGCCGCGGTAAAGCTGGCCCGTAACCTGGTTCCGGATGTGGAATTTTTTGCCGAAGATGCAGGCCGTGCCGATCTTCAGTTCCTGGCACAGCTGGTGGAAGCGGTGATTGGTGCCGGTGCTACGGTGGTAAACATTCCCGATACTACCGGCTCCTGCCTGCCGCATCAGTATGCAGAAAAATTCGCTTACCTGCTGCAGCATGTATCCAATGCCGATAAGGCGATCTTCTCCTGCCATTGTCATAATGATCTCGGTCTTGCAACCGCCAATTCCATCGCAGGTGCCATCGCCGGAGCCCGGCAGATCGAGTGCACCATTAACGGGATCGGTGAACGTGCCGGGAACACTTCCCTGGAGGAAGTGGTAATGGCCATTAAAAAGCATCCGGAGCTGGACCTGTACACTGATGTGGACACCACACAATTACTCCCGATGAGCCACCTCGTGGCCGAAACCATGCGGATGGTCGTCCAGCCCAATAAGGCCGTCGTCGGCGACAATGCCTTTTCGCATTCATCGGGCATACACCAGGACGGTTTTTTAAAGGAGTCGACCACTTACGAAATCATTGCGCCGCATGAAGTGGGTGCCGATACTTCCCGTATCGTGCTCACCGCGCGCAGCGGCCGCAGCGCACTCGCCTACCGTTTCAAAAACCTGGGATATGAATTCGACCGTAACCAGGTTGATGCCCTGTACCAGCAATTCCTGAATGTAGCCGATGCAAAAAAAGAAGTAGGCGACAATGACTTAAAAGAAATGGCAGAGAAAGTAAAAACAATCGCATAATATTTTTGATACCGCCCCGCAGTAAAGGGTTATATACCGGAGACCAGCAGCGGATATCACTATCGGGACATAAGCAATGGAAGGTTACTGCAGCATCATATTGAACCATGTAACGGTAAAACAGTCCGGAAAATCTTTACTGAATAACATCTGCTTTACCCTGGAGGCAGGTGAGCACCTGGCCGTTTTTGGCGCCAGCGGCAGTGGTAAATCATTGCTGGCAAAAGCCCTGAAAGGAGCGATCTTCCATACCGGTACCATTGAATATAAAAAGAAGGGGGTCGCTGTAAACCCGATTGTGGCCTATGTTCCGGCCGCATATCCCCTCAAGGCCAGATCCGG includes:
- a CDS encoding 2-isopropylmalate synthase → MADNKVFIFDTTLRDGEQVPGCKLNTEEKIKLALKLEALGVDVIEAGFPISSPGDFASVEEISKVVKNATVCGLTRAVQKDIEVAAAALKPAVRPRIHTGIGSSDNHIKYKFNTTRENIIERAVAAVKLARNLVPDVEFFAEDAGRADLQFLAQLVEAVIGAGATVVNIPDTTGSCLPHQYAEKFAYLLQHVSNADKAIFSCHCHNDLGLATANSIAGAIAGARQIECTINGIGERAGNTSLEEVVMAIKKHPELDLYTDVDTTQLLPMSHLVAETMRMVVQPNKAVVGDNAFSHSSGIHQDGFLKESTTYEIIAPHEVGADTSRIVLTARSGRSALAYRFKNLGYEFDRNQVDALYQQFLNVADAKKEVGDNDLKEMAEKVKTIA
- a CDS encoding tetratricopeptide repeat protein encodes the protein MREYSNQSEERREDMDELLQRYENLKTGQSASYLEEEEFERVINYFESKEAFKKALNATEIAIEQFPYSAGLLIKKADLVLNNRAYDTALELLDKASIFDGNNIDIYILKTEAFLALDRQEEAVVLLEEALNLFEGDEKIELLFELADVYDDYESFDKVFDCLRWILELEPANEEALYKICFWTDYTGRNAESIELHQKIINEFPYCELAWFNLGASYQGIKLYEKAIDAYKYAIAIDEKFDYAYRNIGDAYIRLRKYKDAIEHLERVLELAKPEDVIYEAIGYCYEKLKNYAQARFYFRKASHLNDDKSVLFYKMALTYYKEDKFELCVRQLESALKIKNNNPEYLLLMGQSKLALGQQREALQYFLNVVRLRPKLMMGWEALLIGLYKAEQFDQGLEQVQNAILRIGADKPLFHYYKALFCFGLGQSKQALLELEEGLVKAPRQLKKILEVEPALLQRPAVTALIVKVKRK